The Primulina huaijiensis isolate GDHJ02 chromosome 17, ASM1229523v2, whole genome shotgun sequence genome window below encodes:
- the LOC140963067 gene encoding AUGMIN subunit 5-like — MSGQLAQPEAILEWLQKEMGYRPLGPYASSAKASMPTIDSLQKISRGNMIPVWNFLLKRVKSEKTVENIRRNIIVHGNDEGLWGKQRRKEELRIGKEGLGENSSREIALQERELAEKEVERLRQIVRRQRKQLKTKMIEVSREEAERKRMLDERSNYRHKKVMLEAYDQQCNEAAKIFSEYHKRLRYYVNQARDAKRSSIDSHVEIVSSFHANSEKEVLHSTVKGAKSADDVILIETARERSIRKVCEYLAVQMYEKILSSFPAFEGVGIHANPQLEASKLGIDTDDDLPNEIRDVIVDCLKSPPHLLLAITSYTQGLKNHIIKEIDKTDVRADAEILRYKYENNVITEASSNDGNSPLQYHLYGNGKIGDDGPARGTGNQLLERQKAHVQQFLTTEDELNKAAEARNMSQLLLKRLHGSSDAISSHSLMAGPSQNMSSLRQLELEVWAKEREATGLRASLNTLMSEVHRLNKLCAERKEAENSLRKKWKKIEEFDDRRSELELIYNALLRANMDAASFWSQQPLAAREYASSTIIPACNVVMDISTNAKDLIDNEVSAFCRSPVNNLYMLPSTPQALLESMIANGSTGPEAVVTAEKNAALLTARAGARDPSAVPSICRISAALQYPAGLDGLDSGLASVLESLEFCLKLRGSEACVLEDLAKAINLVHVRRDLVENGHALLNHAHCVQKEYDRTTNFCLSLAVEHEKEVTEKWLPELKNAVLNAQKCLDDCKYVQGLLDEWWEQPASTVVDWVAVDGENVAAWQNHVKQLLAFYDK; from the exons ATGTCGGGCCAGCTAGCCCAGCCAGAGGCAATTCTCGAGTGGCTTCAGAAGGAAATGGGCTACCGGCCTCTGGGCCCATATGCATCATCCGCCAAGGCATCAATGCCGACGATAGATTCCCTCCAGAAGATTTCTCGAGGGAACATGATTCCTGTTTGGAATTTTTTACTGAAGAGGGTGAAATCCGAGAAGACTGTGGAAAACATACGCCGGAATATCATTGTTCATGGCAATGATGAAGGATTATGGGGTAAACAGCGGAGGAAGGAGGAATTGAGAATTGGGAAGGAGGGACTGGGGGAGAACAGTAGCAGGGAAATTGCATTGCAGGAGAGGGAGTTGGCAGAGAAGGAAGTGGAGAGGTTGAGACAGATCGTGAGGCGGCAGCGCAAGCAGCTGAAGACCAAGATGATTGAGGTCTCGAGGGAGGAAGCTGAGCGCAAGCGGATGCTCGATGAGCGTTCCAATTATAG GCACAAGAAGGTAATGTTGGAGGCTTATGATCAACAATGTAATGAAGCAGCAAAAATATTCTCTGAATACCATAAACGTCTTCGGTACTATGTCAACCAAGCTAGGGATGCTAAGAGATCTAGCATTGATTCCCATGTTGAAATAGTTTCGAGTTTCCATGCAAATAGTGAAAAAGAAGTGCTACATTCAACTGTTAAAGGAGCCAAATCTGCAGATGATGTGATTCTCATTGAGACTGCAAGAGAAAGAAGTATACGGAAAGTGTGTGAATATCTTGCTGTGCAGATGTATGAAAAGATCCTTAGCTCTTTTCCAGCTTTTGAAGGTGTTGGAATTCACGCAAATCCTCAATTGGAAGCTTCTAAATTAGGCATTGATACAGATGATGATTTGCCTAATGAGATTAGAGATGTCATAGTAGATTGCTTAAAAAGTCCTCCTCACCTACTGTTGGCAATCACTTCGTACACCCAAGGACTGAAAAATCACATTATCAAAGAAATAGATAAAACTGATGTGAGAGCTGATGCAGAAATATTAAG GTACAAATATGAAAACAATGTTATAACTGAGGCTTCTTCCAATGACGGAAACTCACCATTACAATATCACCTTTACGGAAATGGGAAGATAGGAGATGATGGTCCTGCAAGAGGGACTGGAAATCAGCTTCTTGAGAGACAG AAAGCACACGTGCAGCAATTCTTGACCACAGAAGATGAACTCAACAAAGCTGCAGAAGCTAGAAACATGAGTCAGCTACTTCTAAAACGCCTTCATGGAAGTAGTGATGCAATTTCATCACACTCACTAATGGCAGGACCATCACAGAATATGAGCAGTCTTCGGCAACTTGAG TTAGAGGTTTGGGCCAAGGAAAGAGAAGCTACTGGATTACGGGCTAGCTTGAACACGTTGATGTCTGAAGTGCATCGCTTGAATAAATTATGTGCCGAGAGGAAGGAAGCAGAGAATTCTTTGAGGAAGAAGTGGAAGAAGATTGAAGAGTTTGATGATCGCAGATCTGAGTTGGAACTGATCTACAATGCATTACTTAGGGCAAACATG GACGCTGCTTCTTTCTGGAGTCAGCAACCGTTAGCTGCCAGGGAGTATGCATCAAGCACCATAATCCCAGCTTGTAATGTTGTTATGGACATATCTACCAATGCAAAAGATCTGATTGATAATGAAGTTTCAGCTTTTTGTAGAAGTCCTGTTAACAACCTTTACATGCTTCCATCAACACCTCAG GCTCTCTTGGAGTCCATGATTGCAAATGGTTCTACTGGACCTGAAGCTGTTGTTACTGCTGAAAAAAATGCAGCATTGCTGACAGCTAGAGCTGGTGCCAGAGACCCTTCTGCTGTTCCTTCTATATGTCGCATATCTGCTGCCCTGCAGTATCCTGCTG GCTTGGATGGTTTGGATTCTGGATTAGCATCAGTCCTGGAGTCACTGGAATTTTGTTTAAAGCTGCGTGGTTCTGAGGCATGTGTATTGGAAGACTTGGCGAAGGCAATCAATTTGGTTCATGTGAGGAGGGATCTCGTGGAAAATGGTCATGCTTTGTTAAATCATGCTCATTGTGTGCAAAAAGAATATGACAG AACAACGAATTTTTGTCTGAGCTTGGCTGTTGAACATGAGAAAGAAGTTACTGAGAAATGGTTACCTGAATTAAAAAATGCAGTTTTAAATGCTCAAAAATGTCTTGATGACTGCAAATATGTGCAAGGCTTG CTCGATGAATGGTGGGAACAACCAGCTTCAACTGTGGTAGATTGGGTTGCCGTAGATGGAGAAAACGTTGCTGCCTGGCAGAATCACGTGAAACAGCTTCTGGCATTTTATGATAAATAA